In one Aricia agestis chromosome 21, ilAriAges1.1, whole genome shotgun sequence genomic region, the following are encoded:
- the LOC121737917 gene encoding sperm flagellar protein 1-like: MANLESPIPLSDIESVLAWVDTYKLSRPSKKINRDFSDAVLLAEILNAHYPKLVDMHNYPPRNSQALKLNNWLTLNRKVLRKLKLNLCSSTMEQLSNSCSGVIERVLLMVRDKIHRDEEMNRSNREMEQNVSSGGSYYEACGDDENVLIVPLKTRVNGVLEVIQKKVVSHESYLAMKEELKDIKETAETLKQKVEHLDNLLKLKEERIEELQQQLERKQAKRKEIEALQNSLGVPYEEPPSPQIERKKEESKIPVPIDSRFRHVEKEVDKVEKVKFDPPKTDTVDTPEYSEVYNMNIEDAINKEANEIYTTNFVLDLHNNVRN, from the exons ATGGCAAACCTGGAATCCCCTATTCCCCTGTCCGATATAGAGAGTGTGCTGGCCTGGGTGGATACATACAAGCTGTCCAGGCCGAGTAAGAAGATAAACAGGGATTTCTCTGATGCTG TCCTCCTGGCGGAAATCCTCAACGCCCACTACCCGAAGCTGGTGGATATGCACAACTACCCTCCACGGAACAGCCAAGCACTCAAGCTGAACAACTGGCTGACCCTCAACAGAAAGGTGTTGCGGAAACTCAAGCTGAATCTCTGTAGCAGCACCATGGAACAGCTCAGTAATAGCTGCAGCGGGGTTATAGAACGAGTGCTGCTTATGG TCCGTGACAAGATCCATCGCGATGAGGAGATGAACAGGAGTAACAGGGAGATGGAGCAGAACGTCTCCAGCGGCGGAAGCTACTATGAGGCCTGTGGGGATGACG aaAATGTACTCATCGTTCCTCTGAAGACCAGAGTCAACGGAGTTCTAGAAGTAATACAGAAGAAGGTTGTCAGTCACGAGTCGTATTTGGCGATGAAAGAAGAATTGAAAGATATAAAAGAAACGGCAGAAACGCTGAAACAGAAG GTCGAACATCTAGACAATCTTCTTAAACTCAAAGAAGAGAGGATAGAAGAACTACAGCAGCAGTTGGAGAGGAAGCAGGCTAAACGCAAAGAGATAGAAGCGCTGCAGAACAGCTTAGGAGTGCCGTACGAGGAACCACCTTCACCACAGATAGAGAGAAAGAAAGAAGAGTCTAAAATACCGGTGCCTATCGATTCGAGGTTCAGACACGTTGAGAAGGAGGTGGAcaag GTAGAAAAAGTTAAATTCGATCCACCAAAAACGGACACAGTAGATACACCTGAATATAGCGAAGTATACAATATGAACATAGAAGACGCCATCAATAAAGAAGCAAATGAAATATACACAACGAATTTTGTACTCGATTTACACAATAATGTtagaaattaa